CGTTTAGCGACGTATATGCTGCGGCCTACACGACGTGGGTTGGTTCGATGTCGCTAAGTGACGTAGCGATTTTATGCGAACTTCCTTGAATCCGTAGGAGATAAAGGCAACACGAAGACATGAGTGATTCGATGTTAACTTATCGTAGAGAAGCGAGGGAAGCATACTAGTCGCTGGGCGCTAGAGCTAGCCATTAGAGGAGCGTTATCCTGTTATTCTCCAAACCCATCTTTAGGATTATATTGATACGTTGAAAGGTCTATTTTTTTATCTGTTAGAAATACTATACCTTCTTCTTCCAACGATATTTTCTGCTCCATAAACAACCCTTCATCTTTAATCCCTATTTCTCCTTTAGCATTAATAACTCGATGCCAAGGCAACTTATACTTTTCTCCCATTGTATGCAAAATCCTTACTACTTGCCTCGCACCTCTAGGATTTCCTGCTAATTTAGATATTTGACCATACGTCATCACTTTCCCAGAAGGA
The genomic region above belongs to Pontibacillus yanchengensis and contains:
- a CDS encoding MGMT family protein, with translation MKLFTENVVNIILSIPSGKVMTYGQISKLAGNPRGARQVVRILHTMGEKYKLPWHRVINAKGEIGIKDEGLFMEQKISLEEEGIVFLTDKKIDLSTYQYNPKDGFGE